In Anaerolineae bacterium, the sequence GCTCCCGGAGGGGCCCAACGCCGGGCTTCTCTACGGCTTTGCCGACACTACCGGCAACACGCCCCTCAGGCTGCAGTCGTACGCCCGCTTCCAGGAACGCGTCGCGGAGTGGCGGCAGTGGCAGCTGCTTTCGGTAGCCATCGTCTTGCTGCCTTCATCGGTGCAGCCCGAGCGGGACCCTTCGGCGGATCCAGGGCAGGCTCTGGCCCTCGTCCAAAGCGGGGAGCCCTCCGTCTACGCCCTGCGCCAGCCGGCCCCAGCGGTGCGCCTCGTGCACCAGCTGGAGCGCGCCCGAGACGAGGAAGTCTGGGAGCTTCTGGCCGGAGAGCACCTCGACCCCTCGCAGGTCGCAGTGGTCTCGCCCGAGGCAGAAGTCTCGGTGATGCCAGCCACCATCCCGCCCACGCTGGCGTACGTCACCTGGGAGCCGGAGCGAGTCGAGGCCGGCGTGACCGTCTCGAGCCCCGGGCTGGCTGTCTTCTCCCAGGTGGCCTACCCCGGCTGGACCGCCTACGTGGACGGTCGGCCAACTGAGTGGGTGCTGGCTGACGGCCTGTTCCTGGCCGTGCCCGTCCCCGCCGGCACCCATGTAGTAGCCCTCGAGTACCGGCCCGGGTCGTTCCGTGCCGGCGCCGGGCTTTCGGCGGTGGCCCTGGTACTGACTGCGGCCCTCACCGTCCGGCCATGCCTCCTCCACCGGTGGGAGCTACACCCATGAGAGGCCGCCTTCCGTCGCTCTTCCCCATCCCTCGATGGGTGCTTGCCCTCACAGGCGTGGCCCTGCTTCTCGCCCTCGCCCTAGGGTGGGCGTCTCAGACGAGCCTCCTGCGTCGCTGGACTGGGGAGGAGGAGCTCCTGCCCCAGATTCGGGGCGTCTGGCATCTGGGCTCTGGGCTGCTGCGCCCTCGCCCAGAGACCGCCGACTACGTGCCGGTGCAGCACGCTGGAGTCAACCCCTTCGGGGTGAACACCTTCCTGGAGCAAGAAGTGGAGCCGGAGAAGCGCGAGCAGGCTGTGGCCATGATAGCCCAGGCTGGCTTCCACTGGGTGCGCCAGGAGTTTCCCTGGGAGGACATTGAGATTCACGGGAAGGGCGACTTCGAGGATCGCCGCACCGAGCCTCACCGTTCGGCCTGGGACAAGTACGACCACATCGTGGACCTGGCGGAAGCGTACGGGCTGGAGTTGATCGTCCGCCTGAGCAACCCGCCCGCTTGGTCTCGCGCTGCCGGCAACGAGGGTGGCACCCTGGGCCCCCCAGACGACCTGGCCGACTTCGGCGACTTCGTGGAGACGGTGGTTCGCCGCTACCGGGGCCGAGTGCGCTATTATCAGATCTGGAACGAGCCCAACATCTATCCCGAGTGGGGCGAGAAGCCGGTCAACCCCGAGGAGTACGCCCTCCTGCTCCGCGAGGCCTATACCCGGGCCAAGGCCGTGGACCCGGAGGTGGTCATCATCTGCGGCGCCCTGGCAGCCACCATCCAGAACGACCTCTACCCTTACGGGATGAGCGACTTCGTCTTCCTGCAGCGGCTCTACGACGCCGGCGCCGCTCCCTACTTCGACGTGCTCAGCATGCAGGGCTACGGTCTATGGAGCGGTCCCTACGATCGGCGCATGAGGCCTCGCGTGCTCAACTTCTCCCGCCCCATCTACGTTCGGGACTTGATGGTGAAGAACGGCGACGCGCACAAGCCCATCTGGATTTCGGAGATGAACTGGAACGCCATTCCCCCGGATCACCCCGCCCACCCCATGTTCGGGCGCTACAGCCTGGAGCAGCAGGCGGAGTACGTGGTGGAGGCGTACCGGCGGGCGCAACTGGAGTGGCCCTGGGTGGGAGTGGTGAACCTGTGGTACTTCAAGCGGGCCACCGACCTGGAGCAGGACCAGCCCATGTACTACTTCCGCATGGTCGAGCCCGACTTCACCCCCATGCCCGTATACGCCGCCGTCAGCCGGCTTGCCCACTCTACTTCCGTGGTGGGACTGGGCCTACACCAGGAGGACCATTGGGCCCTGCACTACCAGGGCGATTGGCGGCGGGAGGAGGTGCCCGAGGCACAACTCGGCACCGTGATGTCCACTACCATAGGGTCACTGGCCCTGCGCTGGCGCGGCACCGATCTTCATCTGACGCTGCGGGGCCCAGGAGCCATAGAGGTGCAGACCGACTCCCACGGGGAGAAACGCCTGGAGCTCGACGGGGGTTGGGTCACTTTTCCGGTAGCGACCGGCCTGGCGGACGCTGAGCACGACACCACCATCGTTGTTGTCGGCGGCACCATCTCGGTGGACGCCCTGACCGTCGAGCGCCATGTCTCATGGGTGGGGATGGCCGCGGCGGCGATCGCCCTCGCCTCTCCCGTGTTCGTAGCACTGACGCTGCGGCTCAGGGCTCGGCGCCAGGGCGGCCGGCTGGCTCACGTCCACCTGAGCGACCACGGGCCCCAGCAGCACCATCAGCTACCGGAGACTGGCCCTCTTGCCCTGGCGCAGCTGATCCAGACCCTGGCCATCGATCAGTTCTCCGGCAGCGACTCCGTGCAGCTGGGC encodes:
- a CDS encoding cellulase family glycosylhydrolase, translated to MRGRLPSLFPIPRWVLALTGVALLLALALGWASQTSLLRRWTGEEELLPQIRGVWHLGSGLLRPRPETADYVPVQHAGVNPFGVNTFLEQEVEPEKREQAVAMIAQAGFHWVRQEFPWEDIEIHGKGDFEDRRTEPHRSAWDKYDHIVDLAEAYGLELIVRLSNPPAWSRAAGNEGGTLGPPDDLADFGDFVETVVRRYRGRVRYYQIWNEPNIYPEWGEKPVNPEEYALLLREAYTRAKAVDPEVVIICGALAATIQNDLYPYGMSDFVFLQRLYDAGAAPYFDVLSMQGYGLWSGPYDRRMRPRVLNFSRPIYVRDLMVKNGDAHKPIWISEMNWNAIPPDHPAHPMFGRYSLEQQAEYVVEAYRRAQLEWPWVGVVNLWYFKRATDLEQDQPMYYFRMVEPDFTPMPVYAAVSRLAHSTSVVGLGLHQEDHWALHYQGDWRREEVPEAQLGTVMSTTIGSLALRWRGTDLHLTLRGPGAIEVQTDSHGEKRLELDGGWVTFPVATGLADAEHDTTIVVVGGTISVDALTVERHVSWVGMAAAAIALASPVFVALTLRLRARRQGGRLAHVHLSDHGPQQHHQLPETGPLALAQLIQTLAIDQFSGSDSVQLGSFSVAHSSGARLLLQQLHRALTFCRKHLESRPG